A single Anopheles arabiensis isolate DONGOLA chromosome X, AaraD3, whole genome shotgun sequence DNA region contains:
- the LOC120906709 gene encoding myophilin, producing the protein MAPRNKEQEAEVLQWISDVLGEKLPPGPYEDVLKDGVVLCKLINKMAPGSVKKIQERGTNFQLMENIQRFQAAIKKYGVPEEEIFQTADLFERRNIPQVTLCLYSLGRITQKHPEYNGPTLGPKMADKNERNFSEEQLRAHHGELNLQMGFNKGASQAGQGSFGNTRHM; encoded by the exons ATGGCG CCCCGCAACAAGGAACAGGAAGCCGAGGTGCTGCAGTGGATCAGCGACGTGCTCGGTGAGAAGCTGCCGCCCGGCCCGTATGAGGACGTCCTCAAGGACGGTGTCGTGCTGTGCAAGCTGATCAACAAGATGGCCCCCGGCTCGGTGAAGAAGATCCAAGAGCGTGGCACCAACTTCCAGCTGATGGAGAACATCCAGCGCTTCCAGGCGGCGATCAAGAAGTACGGCGTGCCGGAGGAGGAAATCTTCCAGACGGCTGATCTGTTCGAGCGGCGCAACATCCCGCAGGTGACGCTCTGCCTGTACTCGCTGGGACGAATC ACCCAGAAGCACCCAGAATACAACGGACCTACCCTTGGACCGAAGATGGCGGACAAGAACGAGCGCAACTTCAGCGAGGAGCAGCTGCGTGCCCATCACGGCGAGCTGAACCTGCAGATGGGCTTCAACAAGGGTGCCTCCCAGGCCGGCCAGGGCTCGTTCGGCAACACCCGCCACATGTAA
- the LOC120906706 gene encoding protein takeout-like encodes MSAACWNVWSTVPQLVRLFWMVSLLALSLPAASANFETKPEFIKTCRFDQPDFVDCSTESVQGLFDKLVTGIEGLEHVGTIDPMKISKIRILQGDGPVSVNASLSKVVVTGFASTKVLRNVVSSKDFGWETHIRLPKMRLEGNYHMQGRILVIPLNGHGKCWFEPSGMDIIMRTSTDLYQKNGHVFYNVTGTKVDYTISGLRLHMGNLFEGVKVLEDSTNQYLNDNWRPVSEALKPIIAKTIEDILLAIMQNIFHQLPADYFVADLPRSGGS; translated from the exons ATGTCTGCCGCGTGCTGGAATGTCTGGAGCACCGTCCCGCAGTTGGTGCGCCTGTTCTGGATGGTCAGCCTGCTCGCGCTCTCCCTACCGGCCGCCTCGGCCAACTTCGAAACGAAAC CGGAGTTCATCAAGACATGCCGGTTCGATCAGCCAGACTTTGTCGACTGTTCCACCGAGTCCGTCCAGGGACTGTTTGACAAGCTCGTTACCG GCATCGAAGGGCTCGAGCATGTCGGCACGATCGACCCGATGAAGATCAGCAAAATAAGGATCCTGCAAGGTGACGGACCGGTCAGTGTCAACGCGTCACTCTCCAAGGTGGTGGTCACCGGTTTCGCCAGCACCAAAGTCCTCCGCAATGT CGTCAGCAGTAAGGACTTTGGCTGGGAAACGCACATCCGTCTGCCGAAGATGCGGCTCGAGGGCAACTATCACATGCAGGGCCGCATACTGGTGATACCGCTGAACGGGCACGGCAAGTGCTGGTTTGAGCCGA GCGGCATGGACATCATTATGCGCACCAGCACCGACCTGTACCAGAAGAATGGGCACGTGTTTTACAACGTGACCGGCACGAAGGTGGACTACACCATCTCCGGCCTGCGCCTGCACATGGGCAACCTGTTCGAGGGCGTGAAGGTGCTGGAGGACAGCACCAACCAGTACCTGAACGACAACTGGCGCCCGGTTTCGGAAGCGCTCAAGCCGATCATCGCGAAAACGATCGAGGACATCCTGCTGGCGATCATGCAGAACATCTTCCACCAGCTGCCGGCCGACTACTTTGTGGCGGATCTGCCGCGGAGCGGCGGCTCGTAG
- the LOC120906707 gene encoding muscle-specific protein 20-like, with protein sequence MPGRPLWQVAGKRDRDQEREAQHWIETVIGEKFPAGHVYEDCLRDGILLCRLMNRLSPGIVPKINTTGGDYKMMDNINQFQKACIKYGVADVDLFQTTDLWDRKNVALVTTTIFAVGRACYKHPEFRGPYLGPRPAEENRREFTEEQLRAGEGLIGLQAGSNKGATQAGLNFGATRKILLGK encoded by the exons GTCGCCGGCAAGCGGGATCGCGACCAGGAGCGCGAAGCGCAGCACTGGATCGAGACGGTGATCGGGGAAAAGTTTCCGGCCGGCCACGTCTACGAGGACTGCCTGCGGGATGGCATCCTGCTCTGCCGGCTGATGAACCGGCTGTCGCCGGGCATTGTGCCGAAAATCAACACCACCGGGGGCGACTACAAGATGATGGACAACATTAATCA GTTCCAGAAGGCGTGCATCAAGTACGGCGTGGCCGACGTCGACCTCTTCCAGACGACCGATCTGTGGGATCGCAAAAACGTTGCCCTCGTCACGACGACCATCTTTGCCGTTGGCCGAGCG TGCTACAAGCATCCGGAGTTCCGCGGCCCGTACCTGGGACCCCGGCCGGCCGAGGAGAATCGGCGCGAGTTTACCGAGGAGCAGCTGCGGGCCGGCGAGGGCCTGATCGGGCTGCAGGCCGGATCGAACAAGGGCGCTACCCAGGCCGGGCTCAACTTTGGCGCCACCAGGAAGATACTGCTCGGCAAGTAG